The sequence CGCGCGGACCACGGGCCGGGTCAGCCGTTCCCGCGAGTTCTTGCGTAGCAGCCCCTGCACGGCCTGGGTGAGCGGGCCCGCGCGCAGCGGCGTGCGCAGCGGCAGCCGGTCCACGGCCTTCAAGGTGGCCTCGGGCCGGCCGCGGTCCCGGAACGGGGGCCGGCCCTCCACCATCGTGTACAGCAGCGCGCCCAGCGCCCACAGATCGGCGGCCGGCCCGATGCGCTCGTCGCGGGCCTGCTCCGGCGACGCGTACGAGGGTGCCGTGAGCCGCGGCACCAGCGTCGCCCCGGCCAGCCCGAACCCGGTGACGACGACCGGGCCGCCGTCGGGGACGAAGACCTGGCCGGGGCTCAGCTCGCCATGGGTGATGCCCTCGTCGTGCGCGGCCTGGAGCACATCGAGCAGGTCCAGGCCGATCCGGGCCGCGCGCACCGCGTTGAACGAGCCCTCCCGGTCGAGGAGTTCGCACAGCGGGGTGCCGTCGATCCACTCGGTGACCGTCCACAGCGCGCCGGCCTCCACCACGGCGTCCACGACGGCGGCGACCTGGCCGGGGCGCAGCAGCCGCATGGTCTCCGAGGTGCGGACGACCCGGGCCGTCACACGCCGCACGGTGTCCTCGGCGGAGGGCTCCGGCAAGGTGGTCTGCGCCACCAGCCTGGGCTGCTGCGCCGTCACGTCCTCGGCGTACCACCACAGGCGGTTCGTCTCGTGGGCGAAGACCTCCAGGAGCCGGTACCGTCCGGCGACCAACTCGTGTACGGAGACGTGCGCCTTGACCATGGTCATCCCTCGCTGGAACCCCTGTTTCGTGTCTCCCAGGGGTACGCGGGGCGCGCGGGGGTGCGTTCAAAGGAATCCCGGATGCGCCCCCCTTTTTCCGGGGATTCCGGAACGCGCCCCCTCTACGCTCAGATCAGCCCGAACCGGTCGGCCCAGCCGGTCAGTTCGCGGGGTGTCGTGTTGCCGCCGCACACCACGAGCCCCACCCGGGCGCCGTCGCCGACCCGGGCCAGCACCTGCCGGGCCGCCGGCAGCAGACAGCCCGCGGCCGGCTCGGCCCACACCTTGGCGTGCTCGGCGAGGTCCAGCGAGCCCCGCACGGCGTCCCGGTCCGGGACCACCAGCACCCCCTCGACCAGCGCGGACACATGGTCGTACGTCAGCTGGGACACGGAGGGCGCGCTCAGCGTGGTGACGAGCGAGGAGACCGGCACCTGCAGTGGGCCGCCCGCCTCCAGCGCGGCCGACATGGCCTCGGCGCCCGCCGTCTCCACGCCCCACACCCGTACCTCCGGCCACCGGGCGCGCAGCGCGACCGCCACGCCGGCGATCAGGCCTCCGCCGCCGATGCTGACGAGCACGTCCGTCGGTGCCGCGCTCTCCTCGACGTCCTCGGCGAACTCCAGCCCCACGGTGCCCTGTCCGGCGATGACGACCGGATCGTCGAACGGATGGACCAGGGTCAGCCCCTCGTCCCGCAGCCTGAGCACCAGTTCGAAGGCACTGTCCATGCCGTCGGTCAGCCGCACCGACGCCCCGGCCTCCCCGGCCAGTTCGAGGGAGCGCGCCGGTGCGGTGCGGGGCATCACCACGGTCGCCTTCACATCGAGGGCCGCCGCCATCACCGCGAGGGCGATGCCGTGATTGCCGCCGCTGACCGCGACCACGCCCGCCGCCCGCTCGGCCTCGCTCAGCGACAGCAGCTTGGCCGTCGCCCCGCGCGCCTTGAACGATCCGGTGCGCTGGAGCAGTTCGAGCTTGGCGGTGACGGGCACGCCGAGCAGCGCGGTCAGGCCCGGGCTCGCTACGGTCGGCGTCCGTACGACGTGTCCGGCGATCCGTTCCGCGGCGGCTTCGATGTCCGTGATGCCGATCAAGGTGTCTCATCCTCCCGGCGCGGGGGTGGGAACCGCGCCTCTGGCACCCTGACCCGCACGGACTGCCGAGGTCAACGTCGTTTTGCAGTGGCTCCCATGACCCTCACAGCTCGCGGCCCACCAGGAAGTCCAGCAGCGCGAGCAGATCCGCCGCCGCCGGGGCGGCCAGGGTCGCGTCCGCGAGGAGCGCGCGGGCCGCGGCCGTGTGCGTACGGGCCTCGGCCAGCGCGGCCTCACGGCCCCCCGCCGCCTCGATCAGCGCGGCCGCCTCCTCGGCCCGTTCCGGACGGCCGAGCAGTTCGGGCAGCCGGCGGGCCACGGGGGAGGCGAGCGCGGCCAGCACCGGGAACGTCTTCTTGCCCTCGCGCAGATCGCCGCCCGCGGGCTTGCCGGTGACGGCCGGGTCGCCCCAGATGCCCAGCACGTCGTCGACCAGCTGAAAGGCGATGCCCAGCCGGCGTCCGGCCCGCTCCAGCGCGGTCACCGTGGCCTCGGGCGCCCCGCCGAGCGCGGCGCCCAGCGCGGCGGCGCAGCCCAGCAGCGCGCCGGTCTTGCCCTCCGCCATCGCCAGGTACTGCGCGGGGGTCACCCGCTGCGGGCCGGTGTGGGGCCGGGTGGCGAACAGCAGGTCGTCGGACTGCCCGCGCACCAGATCGGCGAGGGCCGCCGACAGCAGCCGTATCGTGCCGGCATCGCGTGCCGCGCCGGCGAGGGTCTGCACCGCGAGGGCGAACAGGGCGTCCCCGGCCAGCACGGCCGGCCCGGTGCCGTAGGCCCGCCACACGGCCGGGCGCCGCCGCCGGGTGCCGTCGCCGTCCATGATGTCGTCGTGCAACAGCGAGAAGGCGTGCACCAGTTCCACCGCGACCGCCGCCGGTACACCGGCCCGGCCGTCGGTGCCCGCCGCCTGCGCGCCGAGTACCGCGAGTGCCTGCCGTACGCCCTTGCCGCCCGGCGCGGCGGCGGGCGCGCCGCCGACCTCGCACCAGCCGAAGGAGTAGGCCGCCATCTCGGCCAGCCACGGATGCAGCCCCGCCACCGCCTCCTCGAGCGCCGGACGCACCAACTTCCGGCAGCGGGCGAGAACTTCGGCGGCGGACGGCGGGGCCTGCACCGTGGTCATCGGGTGACCTCCGCGTCCAGGCCGAACTCCTCCTGCGCCCGGGCCACCATCTCCCGTGCGTGCTTCAGCCCGCTGCGCTCCAATATCTGTGCCAGATCGGCGAGTTCGGCCGCGGTCTCGGCACGGTCCTGGCCGAGCCTGGCCCGCGACTTGGCCAGGCCCAGCCGGGCCAGTGCCTCGCCGCGCGGCTCGCTCATCGTGCGGAACTCCTCCAGCGCCAGCTCGTACAGATCCCGCGCCTCGGTGTAACGCCCGGCGCGGTAGAGGACGTTGCCGCGCATCTTGTGGTTGTAGGCGAGTGCGCTCGTCAGGTTCATCTCCCGGCAGCCGGCCTCCGCCCTGGAGAGCAGCTCCAGCGCCCCCTCGGTGTCCTTGTCGCGCACCGAGAGGATGTCGGCGAGGCCGCGCAGCGCCCAGGCGTGCCCGCGCCGGTCCTCGGCCCGCTCGGCTATCTCCGCGGCCTCCTCGAACAGCGCGTACGCCCGGTCGTGGTCGCCGGTGTTGCGGTGCATCTGCGCGATGCCCTCCAGCGCCCACACCGTGTGCCGGGCCTCCCCGCGCCTGCGGGCCTCGGCGAGCAGCTGCTCGTGCAGCCGGCCGACCGCGGCGTAGTCGCCCTGGATCCGGCCGGTCTCCGCGAGGCCGGCCAGCGAGTAGCCGCGGACGACGATGTCCCCGCCACGCTCGCCGAGTTCGGCCGCGAGCGCGAGCAGCCGCCAGGCCAGCGGGAACGCTCCGCGCTGCCGGGCGAGGGTGCCGCCGCTCCACAGCGCCCACGCCATCGCGCCGGTGTCACCGGCGTCGCGGGCGGCACGGTAACTCGCCTTCCAGGCCCGGTCCGCCTCCTCGATGCGGCCGAGCCGCCGCTGTGCCTCGGCGACGGCGAGCCCGCAGCGGGCCGCCTCGGCGTGCTGCCCGGACCGCTCGGCCTCGCGCAGCCGATCGGTGCCCTCGGCCAGCACGTCGACCAGTGAGGAGTTCACGGACAGGGTGGTCAGGGCGCCCTGGTATTCCGGGGCGAAAGCCTTGCCGTACATACGCACCTTTCTATACACGACGTGTATACATGTCGTGTATAGCGGGTCGGGACAGCGCCCCGGCCAAGGGACCGGGGCGCATCGGTCTGTTGCCGATCAAGACGTCGGTACGGCGCCGGGGGTTGCCCGTGCGGCGCAGATCACCTTGTGCGGGGTCAGTGCTGCTGTGCCTGCTGCCCGGTCGCCTCGCTCGGCCGCACCACGACGAAGCCGTCGCCCTGGAGCAGCAGTTGCACGGCCTCGCCCGAACCGCCGCGCAGCATCGAGCCGATGGACTGTGAGCGGTGCAGCGAGGTCTCCAGGTGTGCGGTCCAGCCGACCACCGCGTCCGTGTCGACGTACACCGGGGACTGCGCGGAGACCGGGATGACCAGCGGATTGCCCTCGCAGACCAGACCGAGCCGGCCCTGCCCGCCGAACACGCTGTTGAACAGCCCGCCGCCGGCGATGCCCGACCCCTTCACCGTCTTGATCTCGTACGACAGCGAGGGATCGAAGCACAGCACGTTGCGCCCGTTGACGGTGAACCGGTCGCCCGCTTCGACCTCGACGATGAAGCAGTTCCCGGCCTCGTGCGCGAACCAGACCTCGCCCTGTCCGCGCACCGCCATGAGGGGCAGTCCCTCACCGGTGACCGCACGCTTCAGCATGCCGCCGACGCCCTGCCCCTTGCGCTCGAACTTCAGGTCGCCCCGGTAGGCGACCATCGCGCCCTGGCGGGCGTACATCTCGCCGTCCACCACGTAGCGGATGCACTTGGCGTTCTCGACCGACATGCCCGGCTCCACGGCCGGCTGCACCACATGCTCACTGGAAAAGAGGTCACCCTTCATGGCGGGCATCGTGTCCCGGAAGATGCCGTTCTGCCAAGATCACGGAACGTGGCCGGTCAGCCACCGAACAGCTGGCACCAGTAGGTGCCCGCCCGGCCGCCACCGGCGAAGCCGACGCCTATGTGGCCGAACTCCCGCTTGAGGATGTTGGCCCGGTGCCCGGGGCTGTTCATCCAGCCCGTCACGACCTCGGCGGGGGAGCGCTGACCGCAGGCGATGTTCTCGCCGATCGTGCGCCTGCGGGAGCCCGCGGCGGCCGCCCGGTCCCAGGGCCGGGAGCCGTCGGGGCAGGTGTGGTCGTAGAAGTCGCGGGCCACCATGTCCGCGCAGTGCGCCTGCGCCGCGGCCGTGAGCAGCGGATCGACGGCGAGCGGCGGCAGACCGGCCCGGCGCCGCTCGCCGTTGGTGAGCGCCACGGCCTCGGCGGCCGTACGGGACAGCGCGTCCGGGGTCAGCGGTGCGGCCCACAGCGCGGTCCAGTACCGGTCACCCGCGTCGGCGTGGGCCAGGGCGGCGTGCGCGAAGCCCGGATCGAGCAGAATCGCCCGGGACCGTTCCGCCCCCAGGCAGTACTCCACGAAATCCGCGGCGGTGCGCGGACCGGAGACCAGATGCTCCCCGACGGTGATGTACGGGTAGCCGGCGCCGGTGATCCGCTGGTGGACCGACACCCCGTCCCGCCCCTCACCGCCGAGCCGGCCGGCGTCCGCCATGGCCCGGGCGTGCGAGCGGGCTGCGGACAGGAGCCGCGCATCGAGGGTGACGCGCGGCGAACCGGTCTGCGCGCGGGCCGAGTTGACCAGCCGCAGGAAGCCGTCGTCGGTGGGGGACGGGGGCTCGGGCGACGGCCCCGCCGCTGCGGCCGCCCCGCTCTGCCCGCCGTCGTCGGTGACGTCCACCCCGAAGTCCCGGGCAAGTCCGGCCAGGCCGTCCGCGTACCCCTGCCCGATCGCCCGCAGTTTCCAGCCGGCACCCGGCCGCAGGTACAACTCGGCGACCAGCAGCACGCTCTCCGGTCCCAGGCGGGGCGGCACGAACCGGGCCACGACGGACCCGTGGGGATCCGTCACCTCCAGCCGGGGAGCGGGCAGCCGCCCGAGGGGCGTACCGGACTCGGCCGCGCTGACGACGACGGTGACGCGGCAGGCGCCGCCGCGCAGCCGCCCCGGCTCCACGGCCAGGGTGTCACCGAGCAGCCGTACCCCCGCCGCCCGGGGCTGGTTGTAGAACACGAAGTCGGCGTCGCACCCGACCCTCCCGTCGGCCCCGGTGACGAGCGCGGACACGTCGAAGGGTCCGGCCACCCGCAGCCGCAGCGGCCCCTCGGGCAGCGGTGCGTTGCCCCCGGGGACGAGTTCGCGCGTCACACCGCGGACAACGCCCAGCACCCCGGCGGAGGTTCCCCTACCGCGCAGACTTCTTCCCGGCCTGCCCGCAGAACGCGGAGTCCAGTACCGCGCCCATCGCCTCCTGCACCTTCTCGTTGTTGGAGGTGTTGGCGACAGCCGCGAGAGAGCGTGAACCGTCCTTCGTGGCGAAGGCGTACGTGTAGTACCCCTGCACGACCCCGGTGTGCCCGTACACACGGACGCCGCACGACAGCTCGCGCCGCCGCAGCCCGAGCCCGTACGCCGTCGTGCTGTCGACCCGGCCGGCCTTCTCCATCTCGGCCAGCCGCGCGGCGGACAGCAGCCTGCCGCGCAGCAGAGCGGAGTAGAACGTGTCGAGATCCCGCGCGCTGGAGATGATCGCGCCCGCGCTCTGCGCCCACGACACCGTCTGGTCGGTGGCGTCGAGCAGCGGGGAACCGGGCTCGTCGGGGGTGAGGTATCCGTGGGCGTACCGGCCCGGGATCGTGGTCCTCGGGTGGACGTAGAAGGTGTCGCGCAGCTTCAGCGGCTTGAAGATCCGGTCCTCGTACGCCGTCCGCACGGAGTGTCCCGTGAGCTTCTCGATGAGCATTCCGGCGATGACGAAGTTGGTGTTGGAGTACGAGTACGCGGCGCCGGGCGCGTTGGTGCGGGGCTTCTTCAGCGAGAGGGCGACCAACTGGCGGTAGGTGAAGACCTTGTTCCGTACCGCCTCGAAGCCGGACACGCTGTGGGCGAACATCTCGTCGGTGTAGTCGTACAGCCCGCTGCGGTGGCTCAGCACCTCGCGGACGGTGATCCGGTCGTCCGGCAGCAGCTTCGGCAGATAGCGGTTGACCGGGGCGTCGAGCGACAGCCGGTGTTCGTCGGCGAGCTGGAGCAGGACGACGGCCGAGAAGGTCTTGGTGACGCTGCCGATGCGGAACCGGTCGTCGGCGGTGATGGCGCGCCGGGTGTTCCGGTCGGCCAGACCGTACGTCACCTTGTACGTTCTCCCGTGGTCCTCGATCCGGGCCAGGGCGCCCGGCGCGCCGTCGTCCACCGCCCGGCGCAGCGCCGCGGCCACGGCCGTGGTGTCCGGGGCCGCGGGCGCCGGTGCGGCGCCCGGCCCCGCGGTCGCCGCCCGGGCCGGGACCGCGAGGAGCGAGAGCGCGACCGCACCGAGGACCGCGCCCCGCCCCACTGTTGCTGAGACCATCCGGCACCTGCTTTCAGTGATGACGAGAACACTTACGAGAACTGAAACGACGTGGGATGCGACGTCGGTCACATTCCGGGCCTGGAACCTAGGGGATTGAGCCGTCGTCTCCACAGCCGACACACAGTTGGTCAGATGGTGATCACTCTGTGGCGCACATTCGTAAAAGATTGCCATAGAAGATAGCGAAATCGATCATTCCATCTTTACGTGCACATGACTGATCCGTAAGGGTTACCCTCCGGGGCCCGACCAGCCCCCCATGGCGCCCAACCGCGCCATGCCGCAGGGCGGTTGGTGA comes from Streptomyces sp. FXJ1.172 and encodes:
- a CDS encoding threonine/serine dehydratase, with amino-acid sequence MIGITDIEAAAERIAGHVVRTPTVASPGLTALLGVPVTAKLELLQRTGSFKARGATAKLLSLSEAERAAGVVAVSGGNHGIALAVMAAALDVKATVVMPRTAPARSLELAGEAGASVRLTDGMDSAFELVLRLRDEGLTLVHPFDDPVVIAGQGTVGLEFAEDVEESAAPTDVLVSIGGGGLIAGVAVALRARWPEVRVWGVETAGAEAMSAALEAGGPLQVPVSSLVTTLSAPSVSQLTYDHVSALVEGVLVVPDRDAVRGSLDLAEHAKVWAEPAAGCLLPAARQVLARVGDGARVGLVVCGGNTTPRELTGWADRFGLI
- a CDS encoding AIM24 family protein, whose translation is MKGDLFSSEHVVQPAVEPGMSVENAKCIRYVVDGEMYARQGAMVAYRGDLKFERKGQGVGGMLKRAVTGEGLPLMAVRGQGEVWFAHEAGNCFIVEVEAGDRFTVNGRNVLCFDPSLSYEIKTVKGSGIAGGGLFNSVFGGQGRLGLVCEGNPLVIPVSAQSPVYVDTDAVVGWTAHLETSLHRSQSIGSMLRGGSGEAVQLLLQGDGFVVVRPSEATGQQAQQH
- a CDS encoding serine hydrolase domain-containing protein, whose protein sequence is MVSATVGRGAVLGAVALSLLAVPARAATAGPGAAPAPAAPDTTAVAAALRRAVDDGAPGALARIEDHGRTYKVTYGLADRNTRRAITADDRFRIGSVTKTFSAVVLLQLADEHRLSLDAPVNRYLPKLLPDDRITVREVLSHRSGLYDYTDEMFAHSVSGFEAVRNKVFTYRQLVALSLKKPRTNAPGAAYSYSNTNFVIAGMLIEKLTGHSVRTAYEDRIFKPLKLRDTFYVHPRTTIPGRYAHGYLTPDEPGSPLLDATDQTVSWAQSAGAIISSARDLDTFYSALLRGRLLSAARLAEMEKAGRVDSTTAYGLGLRRRELSCGVRVYGHTGVVQGYYTYAFATKDGSRSLAAVANTSNNEKVQEAMGAVLDSAFCGQAGKKSAR
- a CDS encoding tetratricopeptide repeat protein is translated as MYGKAFAPEYQGALTTLSVNSSLVDVLAEGTDRLREAERSGQHAEAARCGLAVAEAQRRLGRIEEADRAWKASYRAARDAGDTGAMAWALWSGGTLARQRGAFPLAWRLLALAAELGERGGDIVVRGYSLAGLAETGRIQGDYAAVGRLHEQLLAEARRRGEARHTVWALEGIAQMHRNTGDHDRAYALFEEAAEIAERAEDRRGHAWALRGLADILSVRDKDTEGALELLSRAEAGCREMNLTSALAYNHKMRGNVLYRAGRYTEARDLYELALEEFRTMSEPRGEALARLGLAKSRARLGQDRAETAAELADLAQILERSGLKHAREMVARAQEEFGLDAEVTR
- a CDS encoding CAP domain-containing protein, which gives rise to MLGVVRGVTRELVPGGNAPLPEGPLRLRVAGPFDVSALVTGADGRVGCDADFVFYNQPRAAGVRLLGDTLAVEPGRLRGGACRVTVVVSAAESGTPLGRLPAPRLEVTDPHGSVVARFVPPRLGPESVLLVAELYLRPGAGWKLRAIGQGYADGLAGLARDFGVDVTDDGGQSGAAAAAGPSPEPPSPTDDGFLRLVNSARAQTGSPRVTLDARLLSAARSHARAMADAGRLGGEGRDGVSVHQRITGAGYPYITVGEHLVSGPRTAADFVEYCLGAERSRAILLDPGFAHAALAHADAGDRYWTALWAAPLTPDALSRTAAEAVALTNGERRRAGLPPLAVDPLLTAAAQAHCADMVARDFYDHTCPDGSRPWDRAAAAGSRRRTIGENIACGQRSPAEVVTGWMNSPGHRANILKREFGHIGVGFAGGGRAGTYWCQLFGG
- a CDS encoding polyprenyl synthetase family protein, with translation MTTVQAPPSAAEVLARCRKLVRPALEEAVAGLHPWLAEMAAYSFGWCEVGGAPAAAPGGKGVRQALAVLGAQAAGTDGRAGVPAAVAVELVHAFSLLHDDIMDGDGTRRRRPAVWRAYGTGPAVLAGDALFALAVQTLAGAARDAGTIRLLSAALADLVRGQSDDLLFATRPHTGPQRVTPAQYLAMAEGKTGALLGCAAALGAALGGAPEATVTALERAGRRLGIAFQLVDDVLGIWGDPAVTGKPAGGDLREGKKTFPVLAALASPVARRLPELLGRPERAEEAAALIEAAGGREAALAEARTHTAAARALLADATLAAPAAADLLALLDFLVGREL
- a CDS encoding serine/threonine-protein kinase; its protein translation is MTMVKAHVSVHELVAGRYRLLEVFAHETNRLWWYAEDVTAQQPRLVAQTTLPEPSAEDTVRRVTARVVRTSETMRLLRPGQVAAVVDAVVEAGALWTVTEWIDGTPLCELLDREGSFNAVRAARIGLDLLDVLQAAHDEGITHGELSPGQVFVPDGGPVVVTGFGLAGATLVPRLTAPSYASPEQARDERIGPAADLWALGALLYTMVEGRPPFRDRGRPEATLKAVDRLPLRTPLRAGPLTQAVQGLLRKNSRERLTRPVVRAALTRALDEDADADRQPAPVPRLRRAYPSLRPAGQEHGRRAAIAGTALAVVVIAAAVLAATHQLPGTGTAHAPTRPASSAAPAGPPAATRTPTPTASATAPAALPAGYRRYNAPEGFSVALPDGWKRLTTSRVTDAYRITFGAGGASPTLAVTYSERVGPDPVAVWHEDVEPVLERLPGYQRVGSVRATTYQGHRAADLEWLAGTGTARVHTFGRGFLLGGHRGFSLRFTTPAAAWNEAADRLALKTFLATFRTPENRPGS